tcttaattaagaaaaaattaggTTACCCTTTTCTATCattgattcatatatatgtgTTTCCATCATATCAAAACAAATCTCGTTCGTCGAAAAATTGTACTATCAGAATTaaatttttaggtatatatatatagtagatgttccCTGAGTTACCTATTGGTAcctgttgctggtgggaggtggtaGATATCCTCTTGAATTAGTCAAGATGCATGAAAGTTGATAAGGACACCgtgtttatgaaaaaaaatgtagaaTCCCTTTGATTTCTGTATATTTTGAATCCCTCGATAAAAATTGTGGCTTTGCTATTGATTATATGCTTGTTGATGTGTTTGATTATAGAATTTATTGATACTTCTGTTTCATTTCTTCTATAGGAGGAACAATCGCAGGTCGAATTGGAGATAAGATTGTTGGAGGCACTTGAAATCTACCCCCTTGCCAAATTGAGAGGTAAAAATTGTATAAGTTTTATGTGTCATTACTCTTTTTGTATGTTTCCTCTTTAAGTTTTGTTGTGTTTTTTGTTATATAAGCTGGAAAGGTGGTAGCTTATCATAGTTTGTCTAGTTCATAAGTAGAAATTCACAGTAAAATGTGGCGGATAGAAACTCGTGGTGTAATCTGGAACTTGTTGGTAAATTGAAGTGCTTTGATTACTAGGGTTTGAAGAATTTAATGCAGTGCACACCTTAGTATACACATTACCTTTCTAATTAGATGGACGGCGTGTAACTGTAAGGAGTTGTTTGGTTCATGTACTAGTTATGCATGAATTATAGTGGGGGGATTGTTTAtgcaataaataataatgtaaggtttgcgagctattgcacaGACACATGGTTTTCCCTGTGCTACACTCAAAGTGTAGCGGGTTGCGtgttcccttgtcataaaacaTTACTGCCTTATACCTAGGATGTAATAGAATTAGTCGTTTTCATGCTATTTAGCGTAGAGGGGTACCTTGCATAGCTAAGTAGGAAAGTTGTAGAATCTACGTTTTGATCGAGGAAAAAACAATAAAGTAGCTATGATCTTGAgaatatttttggaattttattAACTCTTGATgagtaatcttttttttttctgaaggCAAAAGAATAAAAAGGGGAGATTAGTTTGCATTAACTTTTGCTTTCTGCTGTGGGAGTGAGATGCGTTTAACATGTTCATCGTGATTCTTATTGCAGGCATCCATCGTCATTTTGTCCTTTTCGGCTTAACAGAGAATCTGCGTAGAAGGTTACTAGACTACTTTTGTCCTTTTCGTTTATTAACGCTTCATTTTGTGAATGAGCTTAGCTCATACCACCACACTCTCAGAGAAGAAATAAGAAATCCGAGGCATTTGGTTAGAACTTAATGTGATTTTATCGTTTATGTTTCACTCACCACTGATAATTTATTGTCACAGCTTGAGTAGGCAATTTACTCCTGATGATGTTTTGAAGCTGCTGGATCGCTTTTACGACTTAAATATGGTGGTATGTCTTGTTggtttactttttatttaacttCAATCTTCACAACTTTTCTGTTATTCGGTATTTGACTTTGAAAGGCTACTTGTTTGAGCAGAGGAATTTACTTATGTAAAGCCATTCTTCCTGTTCCATGCTTATCAGAATCACTATATTCggcattttatttttcatagaaTCTTCAACTTATACGCTTTTAGCTGTTCTGTTTCATATACACTAGAATCTTGGTTTTAcggggaatttttttttttggagttacGTGGGATGAGTGTTCTTACTTTGGTGTTCTTTTAACTAATTTCAGAAACCAGATGATGCGGATGCTAAAATCTTTAATAAGGAAGAAGTGTTTTGCCTACCACACAGTTATTTCTTGATGGAGGAGCCTTGAGCTAGTTTGGAATCGATATGGATATTGAACTTTCACAGAGAATCCTCCTCCCCACCTCCCTCTTTCTGTATTTGGAGCCATTGTGAAGTATCAACACCCCTTGTGCTTAGAGATGTTGTCTGCATCACGCTCATTGGGTATAGTCCTTTCCCAGACTTTGTGTGAACGCAAGATGTTTTGTGCATCGGGCTGCTCTTTTTAATTTAGTCACTTTGTTGTTTTGTTGTATAATGCAAAATGTACAATGGCTAGAGTTTATTTGTACTAAATGCTGTGGTTGTTCAGCCATTATCCTTTTATCTAACATGGTTAATTAAATAGCTTCATGGCATATTTCTTTCATGTGACACAAATTTACAAATGCCCCAAAGGGATGACTTAGCGGTCAATGAGCATAGAGAGTTACAAGAAACCAAAAGATATCTCAGTTCACTGTAGCAGGAACTTTACTAACCTTCTCGGTCAATTAGTCTA
The DNA window shown above is from Solanum stenotomum isolate F172 chromosome 6, ASM1918654v1, whole genome shotgun sequence and carries:
- the LOC125868226 gene encoding uncharacterized protein LOC125868226; amino-acid sequence: MGKNTSAKGKEKKEAEHNEQDGFSVLSPCKPASSHKEEQSQVELEIRLLEALEIYPLAKLRGIHRHFVLFGLTENLRRSLSRQFTPDDVLKLLDRFYDLNMVKPDDADAKIFNKEEVFCLPHSYFLMEEP